In Pseudomonas fluorescens, a genomic segment contains:
- a CDS encoding NCS1 family nucleobase:cation symporter-1, with the protein MRTSLSNNIALDLPSSALNPEAAGPGPLVLSPRLHNKDLAPTKVEGRRWGRYSIFALWTNDVHNIANYSFAIGLYALGLGGWQILLSLGIGAALVYFFMNLSGYMGQKTGVPFPVISRISFGIHGAQIPALIRAVIAIAWFGIQTYLASVVFRVLLTAIHPGFGDYDHNSILGLSSLGWVCFVTIWFVQLVILAYGMETVRRYEGFAGPVILLTVASLAGWMYFQADGHIAWSIREPLSGGEMWRNIFAGGALWLAIYGTLILNFCDFARSSPCRKTIQVGNFWGLPVNILVFAAITVLLCGGQFQLNGQVIESPTEIIAAIPNTFFLVLGCLAFLIVTVAVNIMANFVAPAFVLSNLAPKYLNFRRAGLISAAVAVLILPWNLYNSPLVIVYFLSGLGALLGPLYGVIMVDYWLIRKSQVDVPQLYSEDPNGVYYYSRGVNMRAVAAFIPAAVIAILLALLPGFASVSPFSWLFGAGIAGLLYRVIAKRQPFYADVSGESIAVDNVSH; encoded by the coding sequence ATGCGTACAAGTCTCTCGAACAACATCGCACTGGATCTGCCCTCCTCCGCCCTGAACCCCGAGGCTGCCGGCCCCGGCCCGCTGGTGCTCAGCCCGCGCCTGCACAACAAAGACCTGGCACCCACCAAGGTCGAAGGCCGACGCTGGGGGCGCTACAGCATCTTTGCGCTGTGGACCAACGACGTGCACAACATTGCCAACTATTCATTCGCCATCGGCTTATATGCGTTGGGCCTGGGTGGCTGGCAGATTTTGTTATCCCTGGGGATAGGCGCGGCGCTGGTGTACTTCTTCATGAACTTGTCGGGGTATATGGGCCAAAAGACCGGCGTGCCGTTTCCCGTGATCAGCCGCATCAGTTTCGGCATTCACGGGGCGCAGATTCCGGCGTTGATCCGGGCGGTGATCGCGATTGCCTGGTTTGGTATCCAGACCTACCTCGCATCGGTGGTTTTCCGCGTATTGCTGACGGCGATTCATCCGGGGTTCGGCGACTACGACCACAATTCGATCCTGGGTTTGTCGAGCCTGGGCTGGGTGTGCTTTGTGACCATCTGGTTCGTGCAACTGGTGATACTGGCCTACGGCATGGAAACGGTGCGTCGCTACGAAGGCTTCGCCGGGCCGGTCATTTTGCTGACCGTCGCGTCGCTGGCCGGTTGGATGTACTTCCAGGCCGACGGCCACATTGCATGGTCGATCCGCGAACCGCTGAGCGGCGGTGAGATGTGGCGCAATATCTTTGCCGGTGGTGCGCTGTGGCTGGCGATCTACGGCACGTTGATCCTCAACTTCTGCGACTTCGCGCGCTCGTCGCCGTGCCGCAAGACCATCCAGGTCGGCAACTTCTGGGGCCTGCCCGTGAATATCCTGGTGTTCGCCGCGATTACCGTGCTGCTCTGCGGCGGGCAGTTCCAGCTCAACGGCCAGGTGATCGAGAGCCCCACCGAAATCATCGCAGCCATCCCCAATACCTTCTTCCTGGTGCTGGGCTGCCTGGCGTTCCTGATCGTCACCGTGGCGGTGAACATCATGGCCAACTTCGTCGCGCCGGCTTTTGTGCTGAGCAACCTGGCGCCCAAGTACCTGAACTTCCGCCGCGCCGGTTTGATCAGCGCCGCCGTGGCGGTACTGATCCTGCCGTGGAATCTCTACAACAGCCCGTTGGTGATCGTGTATTTCCTTTCCGGCCTGGGCGCGCTGCTGGGGCCGTTGTACGGGGTGATCATGGTCGATTACTGGCTGATTCGGAAAAGCCAGGTGGACGTGCCGCAGCTGTATAGCGAAGACCCGAATGGCGTTTATTACTACAGCCGTGGCGTGAATATGCGCGCGGTAGCAGCGTTCATTCCTGCGGCGGTGATCGCCATCCTGCTGGCGCTGCTGCCGGGCTTTGCCAGCGTCTCGCCGTTTTCCTGGCTGTTTGGCGCCGGTATTGCAGGGTTGCTCTACCGGGTGATCGCCAAGCGCCAGCCGTTCTATGCCGATGTCAGCGGTGAAAGCATTGCAGTCGATAACGTCAGTCATTAA